ATAGGGGATAAACATTCGCCTTGCTCGTGTCTCGAGGGACTAAGCACCCCTAGATCAAGAAGTTTATCAACCTCCTCGTTAACAATAGCTTGTTGTCCAGAATTAAAATTTCTCTGACCATGGAAGCTAAACAAACATGGATCCTGAGAAAATTCAATGTGGCAGTGCTTAACAATATCTAGGATTTCGGGGTCAGTTGTTAATTTCACCCATTCAGGCAAACACTGATTTGTTCTGCCAGCAACAaaaggtttttgagaattgaCAACATCTAATAACTTAGAAATATTTAcataccaataattattaggtgCCTTAGTCAGCTTCTTATTAACCTCAGGTTGTTGATAACCAGACTGAGAAGTGTAGGTTGAGGTACGAGCCCCTCTGCCTCTACCTCTACGATATCCCCTTGAATAGGGGACAAAACGATTCCGCCCTCGAGTACTTGGAGTACCTTGGCTTTTGCACACCCTGCTCTTCTGGAGCTCGGTAATTTCCTTCATTCGTTTGGACGTGTCTCCTCCAAACAGGAATTCATCGGCCGGGTTAGTAGCACTGCATAAACCTTTGGCAAATTCTGCCTTGAACTGCCGTCTAATTGCATCTCGTCGCCTTTGGTTCATCTCATAGTTGGCAGTCAAAGACAAGGTCAACCCATCCAAGGCAGACGTCAACAATTCCTTTGAAGCTTTGGAGTTCACCAAGCTATTTGTCACCTCTAGCTGACAATTAATGGAAGCTAGTAGCATTTGTTGTGTAGTTTGCAACTTTGCATCGCTTGCTCTAGTACGAGCTGGTAGCTGAGTCCAGATACCATTTTCGCATTTTGGCAAGCACACTTTGATATTTTCTGGTGTTAGATGACGTTTAATGAGCGCTTTACATTGGTCAGTACTAACTCGGTGTAAACAGAGCTTGTTTGCTACATCAGCGATTTCATCGTTTACCTTCGGTGCCTTGGTCTCGAGATCTAATTCCAGCAGACTAGAATAGGTCGACAAAACAGAGTCATCACCTTCCCTGCTGTCCTCTGTGCCATCATTAG
The DNA window shown above is from Acropora palmata chromosome 7, jaAcrPala1.3, whole genome shotgun sequence and carries:
- the LOC141887153 gene encoding uncharacterized protein LOC141887153, which codes for MADPKASDPVEDTSSQVNLAILSSLERLNEGMAQLTDYMYQGREAKENEDGESLGTGESASVVNIQQDLDRIVKPNDGTEDSREGDDSVLSTYSSLLELDLETKAPKVNDEIADVANKLCLHRVSTDQCKALIKRHLTPENIKVCLPKCENGIWTQLPARTRASDAKLQTTQQMLLASINCQLEVTNSLVNSKASKELLTSALDGLTLSLTANYEMNQRRRDAIRRQFKAEFAKGLCSATNPADEFLFGGDTSKRMKEITELQKSRVCKSQGTPSTRGRNRFVPYSRGYRRGRGRGARTSTYTSQSGYQQPEVNKKLTKAPNNYWYVNISKLLDVVNSQKPFVAGRTNQCLPEWVKLTTDPEILDIVKHCHIEFSQDPCLFSFHGQRNFNSGQQAIVNEEVDKLLDLGVLSPSRHEQGECLSPIFVTPKRDGSYRLIFNFKNCNQTVLYRHFKMDNLNSVISMISPGAYFASLDLKHAYYTIPVALEQRKFLKFLWLGNLYEFNALPMGLSSSPRIFTKVMKPPLAYLRQKGCTVSGYIEDFFIQGNNFRECYSSLEEAVFLFLQLGFHVHPEKSVLIPSQSLTFLGFNLNSVSMTVTLTQEKRDQLKSLCTEAMNGEDLSIRFVAKVIGKVVSALPGMEFGRLHYRNLERDKI